A region from the Halobacillus mangrovi genome encodes:
- a CDS encoding YnfA family protein, which yields MLTVIFLFLFAGVAEIGGGYLIWLWLREGKPFYFGLIGGLSLALYGVIATFQSFPSFGRVYAAYGGVFIVLSVLWGWGIDRKTPDFYDILGAGICIIGVAVMLWGPRG from the coding sequence TTGCTTACCGTTATTTTCCTGTTTTTATTCGCAGGGGTAGCTGAAATCGGAGGCGGCTATTTAATTTGGTTATGGCTGAGAGAAGGAAAACCATTTTACTTCGGCCTTATTGGTGGATTATCTCTAGCCCTTTATGGAGTGATCGCGACCTTTCAGTCTTTTCCATCATTCGGAAGAGTTTATGCCGCCTATGGAGGGGTGTTCATCGTGCTGTCTGTGTTATGGGGATGGGGGATAGATCGGAAAACACCGGATTTCTACGACATCCTTGGAGCGGGGATTTGCATTATTGGCGTGGCAGTCATGTTATGGGGACCCAGAGGTTGA
- a CDS encoding heavy metal translocating P-type ATPase, with the protein MEMSRIEEHPKNSCCSSESSDITSTPMLEPDTNASCCGTTEKDSPNTSTIEKDSACCGTSEKKKSISGTIEEENACCSTSDGDRLSSSISEKESTCCSTSEKNNSGCCSSEQGAEEKSKQNISPSLALRTYKVEGMDCPSCAATIEKSLGKNESIQSAEVNYGTGKLKVEASSVAVLDEVPKLVGKIGFDIAAPVVNYQAETYVIEGMDCGSCAQTIEKHLSQHPDVKEARVNFSTGKLHIQHTASPDVIMKEVEKSGFKASVDSKGKREETVKSKPKDLRTTISGSFLGLGFISSFTALPEMLSVMFYAVSILVGGYKPAKSAFYSIKSGSLDMNVLMASAALGAALIGEWFEGAMVVWLFALGNMLQNRSIERTRDSIRSLIDLTPSEATVKSGSEWIKKSVEEITIGEVLLIKPGEKVPLDGEIISGASSLNQAPITGESLPVDKKQGDEVFAGTINEHGSIQVKVTKLVEDTTIANIIHLVEEAQAKKAPTQAFVDRFASVYTPIVFILALLIMVFPPLLGFGTWGDWIYKGLALLVVACPCALVISTPVAIVSAIGNAAKNGVLIKGGTFLEKAGAITAMAFDKTGTLTEGKPRVTQLIDLNNNRDDLLAIARTIEEHSTHPIASAITSYAEERHISAQNGTDYEAIAGKGAKAVIDGVEYFAGNPKLFKEMNIALDKVNGEIHSIQNDGGSIVLVGTRKKVLGIIGVSDTIREITVQSIQHLKQAGLNELVMLTGDNDGTAKKIASSAGVDRYFSELLPEDKVKAIKELQAEGKRVAMVGDGINDAPALATADLGIAMGGAGTDTAMETADIVLMADNLEKLPHTVRLSRRTLAIIKQNVWFSLITKFAALLLIFPGLLTLWMAVLADTGAALVVIINSMRLLRQK; encoded by the coding sequence ATGGAAATGAGTCGCATCGAAGAACATCCGAAAAACAGCTGCTGTTCAAGTGAATCATCAGATATTACAAGTACACCAATGCTTGAACCTGACACAAATGCATCGTGCTGTGGAACTACTGAAAAAGATAGCCCAAATACCAGTACTATAGAGAAGGATAGTGCATGCTGCGGTACTTCAGAGAAGAAAAAATCTATTTCCGGTACCATAGAAGAGGAGAATGCATGCTGCAGTACCTCAGATGGAGATCGCTTGAGCTCAAGCATTTCAGAAAAGGAAAGTACATGCTGCAGCACTTCAGAAAAAAATAACTCTGGCTGCTGCTCAAGTGAACAAGGAGCCGAGGAGAAGTCAAAACAAAATATCTCACCTTCATTAGCTCTGCGCACCTATAAAGTTGAAGGGATGGATTGCCCTTCTTGTGCAGCGACGATTGAGAAAAGCCTTGGAAAGAATGAAAGCATTCAATCAGCAGAAGTTAATTATGGAACAGGGAAGCTTAAGGTAGAAGCGTCCAGTGTAGCTGTCCTCGATGAGGTTCCAAAACTGGTTGGTAAAATAGGATTTGATATAGCCGCTCCGGTAGTTAATTATCAGGCTGAAACTTATGTGATTGAAGGGATGGACTGTGGTTCTTGTGCCCAAACCATTGAAAAGCATCTCAGTCAGCATCCAGATGTAAAAGAGGCGCGGGTCAATTTTTCTACCGGAAAATTACACATACAACATACAGCGTCTCCAGACGTTATTATGAAAGAGGTAGAAAAATCCGGATTTAAAGCATCTGTGGATTCAAAAGGGAAAAGAGAAGAGACGGTAAAATCGAAACCAAAAGACTTGAGAACGACGATCTCAGGAAGCTTTTTAGGTCTTGGTTTTATCAGTTCTTTTACAGCCCTTCCTGAGATGTTATCTGTAATGTTTTATGCCGTATCTATTCTTGTCGGAGGATATAAGCCTGCGAAAAGTGCCTTCTACTCGATTAAGAGTGGTTCATTAGATATGAATGTCCTAATGGCTTCTGCCGCTCTTGGAGCTGCCCTCATTGGTGAGTGGTTTGAAGGTGCAATGGTTGTCTGGTTGTTTGCGCTTGGGAACATGCTTCAAAATAGGTCGATTGAACGTACAAGAGACTCGATTCGAAGTTTAATCGATCTTACTCCTTCAGAAGCTACAGTGAAATCTGGAAGTGAATGGATTAAAAAATCTGTAGAGGAGATTACAATAGGAGAGGTGCTTTTAATCAAGCCTGGTGAAAAAGTGCCGCTCGACGGTGAAATCATCTCTGGTGCCTCCAGCTTAAACCAGGCGCCGATCACTGGAGAGTCGCTGCCTGTCGACAAAAAACAAGGAGATGAAGTGTTCGCTGGAACCATTAATGAGCATGGTTCTATACAGGTCAAGGTCACAAAGCTTGTGGAAGACACGACCATTGCAAATATTATTCACCTTGTAGAAGAGGCCCAGGCAAAGAAAGCCCCCACTCAGGCATTCGTCGATCGATTTGCAAGCGTCTATACGCCGATTGTTTTCATTCTCGCTCTCCTTATTATGGTCTTCCCTCCGCTATTAGGATTCGGAACATGGGGAGACTGGATTTATAAAGGGCTCGCCTTATTAGTAGTGGCTTGTCCTTGCGCATTAGTGATTTCTACTCCAGTAGCAATCGTTTCGGCGATCGGAAATGCAGCGAAAAACGGGGTGCTCATCAAAGGGGGCACTTTCTTAGAGAAAGCTGGAGCAATTACGGCAATGGCTTTTGATAAAACGGGTACGCTGACAGAAGGAAAACCGAGAGTGACACAGCTGATAGATTTAAATAATAATAGAGATGATCTATTAGCGATTGCCCGTACCATTGAAGAGCATTCGACTCATCCAATCGCAAGTGCGATTACGTCTTACGCTGAAGAAAGACACATCTCAGCTCAGAACGGAACCGACTACGAAGCAATTGCAGGGAAGGGTGCGAAAGCTGTGATTGATGGTGTAGAATATTTCGCTGGCAACCCTAAACTTTTCAAGGAGATGAATATTGCCCTGGATAAGGTCAACGGTGAAATTCATTCCATTCAAAACGACGGAGGTTCCATCGTCCTCGTGGGTACCCGTAAAAAAGTGTTAGGGATCATCGGAGTTTCTGATACGATCCGTGAGATCACGGTTCAATCGATCCAGCATTTAAAGCAGGCAGGTTTAAATGAATTGGTTATGCTTACAGGTGATAATGATGGAACAGCGAAGAAAATAGCATCATCAGCTGGAGTGGACAGATATTTCTCTGAGCTTCTACCCGAAGATAAGGTCAAGGCCATTAAAGAGCTTCAAGCAGAAGGCAAACGTGTAGCAATGGTCGGAGACGGAATTAATGATGCACCTGCACTGGCTACTGCTGATCTAGGGATCGCGATGGGAGGAGCAGGAACGGATACCGCAATGGAAACAGCGGATATCGTTCTGATGGCTGATAATTTGGAAAAACTTCCTCATACCGTTCGCTTGAGCCGGAGAACATTAGCCATCATTAAACAGAACGTCTGGTTCTCCCTCATTACGAAATTCGCAGCCCTGCTATTGATTTTTCCTGGCTTACTCACGTTATGGATGGCCGTTTTGGCAGATACGGGAGCAGCTCTTGTCGTAATTATAAACAGCATGAGATTATTAAGACAAAAATAG
- a CDS encoding ArsR/SmtB family transcription factor, with the protein MSEKVTKTTNKDTCDTFCYDEDLVQRVQPKMDDVLGVELIFKALSDSTRLKIAYALTLEEELCVCDVANIIRATNAAASHHLRLLRNMGLAKYRKEGKLVFYYLADEHIHQLVKIAMTHANE; encoded by the coding sequence TTGAGTGAAAAAGTAACAAAGACCACGAACAAAGATACATGTGATACATTTTGCTACGATGAAGATCTAGTCCAGCGTGTCCAGCCTAAAATGGATGACGTTCTGGGAGTAGAGTTGATCTTTAAAGCGTTATCAGATTCTACGCGCTTGAAAATCGCTTACGCGTTAACGCTAGAAGAGGAACTGTGTGTCTGTGATGTTGCAAACATTATCCGTGCAACCAATGCGGCCGCTTCACACCATTTGCGCTTATTAAGAAACATGGGATTAGCTAAATATCGTAAAGAGGGAAAATTAGTTTTTTATTATTTAGCGGATGAACATATTCACCAGCTTGTGAAGATTGCTATGACTCACGCGAATGAATAA
- the rpsN gene encoding 30S ribosomal protein S14, translating into MARKSKVVKEKKRQEMVAKYADLRKELKAKGDYEALKKLPRDSSPTRLNGRCEITGRPRGYMRKFNMSRIAFREYAHKGQVPGVKKASW; encoded by the coding sequence ATGGCTAGAAAGTCAAAAGTCGTTAAAGAAAAGAAACGACAAGAAATGGTCGCTAAATATGCAGACCTTCGTAAAGAGCTGAAGGCTAAAGGGGATTATGAAGCATTGAAAAAGCTTCCCCGTGACTCTTCACCAACTCGTCTGAATGGACGCTGTGAAATTACCGGCCGTCCGCGTGGATATATGAGAAAATTCAATATGTCTCGCATTGCTTTTAGAGAGTACGCTCATAAAGGCCAAGTGCCTGGCGTTAAAAAAGCAAGCTGGTAA
- a CDS encoding NAD(P)/FAD-dependent oxidoreductase encodes MTYDCIIIGGGIGGLQASIQLGRYNRKVLTIDAGEGRSTLCRKYNNILGFPNGVSGQELRDAGVTQAKGLGIEFLNDEVTRLHKESEGFTVSVEKGTLFKAKTVLLATGVKDNLPAIPGLKECLGLSLYICPDCDGYEITDKKTIVIGSGDAGAAMAEAIHYWSEDITYINHDGADIAERRRTELENRNIPIRNETIEKVNHQNGAIESVETTSGKIIKVEKGFLAFGGNKVQTELASRIGAEMNEKHHLIIDSRTKMTSVPDLWAAGDIGAHSELVTAAMGEGAIAAIWIQKRLLQGTPSM; translated from the coding sequence ATGACCTATGATTGTATCATCATCGGCGGCGGTATTGGAGGGTTGCAGGCATCTATTCAGTTGGGACGATACAATAGAAAAGTATTGACGATCGATGCTGGGGAAGGGCGATCCACCTTGTGCAGAAAGTACAATAATATCCTTGGCTTCCCGAATGGGGTAAGCGGCCAAGAACTAAGGGATGCTGGAGTCACACAAGCAAAAGGCCTTGGGATCGAATTTTTAAATGATGAAGTCACTCGTCTACATAAGGAATCTGAAGGGTTCACTGTCTCTGTAGAAAAGGGGACCTTATTCAAGGCAAAAACGGTGCTTCTTGCTACAGGAGTGAAGGACAACTTACCAGCAATTCCCGGGCTGAAGGAATGTCTCGGTCTATCCCTCTATATTTGTCCAGATTGTGATGGGTATGAGATTACGGATAAGAAGACGATTGTCATCGGCTCAGGAGATGCAGGAGCTGCTATGGCTGAGGCAATCCACTACTGGAGCGAAGATATTACCTACATTAATCATGATGGAGCGGATATCGCAGAGCGAAGAAGAACGGAATTGGAGAATAGGAACATTCCCATCCGAAATGAAACCATTGAGAAAGTGAACCACCAAAACGGTGCAATAGAGAGTGTGGAGACAACTAGTGGAAAGATCATAAAGGTTGAAAAAGGATTCTTAGCGTTTGGGGGAAATAAAGTACAGACAGAGCTTGCAAGTAGGATAGGTGCAGAGATGAATGAAAAGCACCATCTTATCATAGATTCTCGTACAAAAATGACGAGTGTTCCTGACCTTTGGGCAGCAGGAGACATTGGGGCACACTCTGAACTGGTCACAGCGGCTATGGGGGAAGGAGCAATTGCTGCCATCTGGATACAGAAACGACTACTGCAGGGAACGCCGAGCATGTAA
- a CDS encoding nuclear transport factor 2 family protein codes for MNNRGKEPEIICYDDCGNAPKKQLIKEFNIAFAKNEVAFIISCVSDDIQWNMVGDQVIQGKKAFSDSLQHMEGSPISKIHIKNIITHGRTGAADGTLFFNSGKQFHFCDIYTFTSAGKQAKIKELTSYIIEGT; via the coding sequence GTGAACAATCGAGGAAAAGAGCCAGAAATCATTTGCTATGACGATTGTGGAAATGCTCCAAAGAAACAGTTAATCAAAGAGTTCAACATTGCTTTTGCAAAAAATGAAGTTGCGTTCATAATAAGTTGCGTCTCAGATGATATTCAATGGAACATGGTTGGAGATCAAGTCATCCAAGGTAAAAAAGCTTTTTCTGATTCCCTACAGCATATGGAAGGGAGCCCCATCTCAAAAATTCATATTAAAAATATCATCACTCACGGACGTACAGGTGCAGCTGACGGAACTCTTTTCTTCAATAGTGGTAAACAATTTCACTTCTGCGATATTTATACGTTTACAAGTGCTGGGAAGCAGGCAAAAATTAAAGAGTTAACATCTTATATCATTGAAGGAACTTAA
- a CDS encoding AraC family transcriptional regulator, with the protein MTLVQSLQKSIDYMEAHLLENISIEDIAKQAHTSVFHFQRMFTLLTDIPVAEYLRRRRLTLAAHELSTSNVKVIDMAYKYGYDTPESFSKAFKKQHGISPREVKSFTGKMKSYNRLVIQVNVKGAEPMKYEMKEKGPIQVVGLKQEVSCVNGENHRVIPKLWDKVNENGTDQKLYELNNGDIKGVLGVCVDKSETKANHIDYWIAAAHEGDVPEGFSKLDLPASKWAVFEVHGPMPEAIQKVWKQIYSEWFPSSGYRHAGTPDLEVYSEEDPYSEDYYSEIWIPVK; encoded by the coding sequence ATGACGCTTGTTCAATCATTGCAAAAGTCAATTGATTATATGGAAGCACATTTGCTTGAAAATATCTCCATTGAGGATATCGCCAAGCAGGCCCATACGTCCGTTTTTCACTTTCAGCGAATGTTTACATTGTTAACGGACATTCCTGTTGCCGAATACCTCAGAAGAAGAAGACTGACCCTTGCTGCCCATGAGCTTTCAACCTCAAACGTCAAGGTGATCGATATGGCTTACAAGTATGGCTATGACACTCCTGAGTCTTTCTCTAAAGCCTTCAAAAAACAACACGGCATCTCTCCAAGAGAAGTGAAGAGCTTTACGGGAAAGATGAAATCCTATAACCGCCTGGTGATCCAGGTAAATGTGAAAGGGGCAGAACCGATGAAATACGAAATGAAGGAAAAAGGTCCGATCCAAGTAGTCGGGTTAAAACAGGAAGTCTCATGTGTAAATGGAGAGAATCACAGGGTGATTCCAAAGCTTTGGGATAAGGTGAATGAAAATGGAACGGATCAAAAGTTGTACGAATTAAATAATGGAGATATCAAAGGTGTCCTAGGAGTTTGTGTAGATAAAAGTGAAACAAAAGCCAATCATATTGACTACTGGATAGCTGCTGCCCATGAAGGAGATGTACCTGAAGGCTTTTCTAAACTTGACCTCCCTGCTTCCAAGTGGGCCGTATTTGAAGTGCACGGTCCCATGCCAGAAGCAATTCAAAAGGTATGGAAACAGATTTATTCGGAGTGGTTTCCTTCCAGCGGGTATAGACATGCAGGAACACCCGATTTGGAAGTATATTCGGAAGAAGATCCCTACAGCGAAGACTATTATTCAGAAATATGGATCCCAGTTAAATAG
- a CDS encoding LTA synthase family protein: protein MLNQKQNLLNKGWFFFAVAALFLWAKTYYALQSAFTLNIENWVQQFILVITPISSLLFFLGLSFFFSPKRRNKAFMTIYFLMSFALYANVVYFRFFNDYITLPVLMQYKNFGDLGGSAKALIHPMDILYWMDIVILITWLVAKKVRPKMEFRRRTVAMIFAASLGFAAVNLSLAEMERPQLLVRTFDRAKLVKLLGIYNYHIYDTVMTAKTSSHRVMADSNELTEVLNYVNSQQGKMGAKGKYFGKAEGKNVVLVSLESTQNFVIDRKLNGQEITPFLNDLKDDSFYFNNFYHNTGQGKTSDSEFIIDNSMYGLSRGAVFTTNAGNEYNATPEIVKDHGYTPVSFHGNHASFWNRDIMYKSLGYDHYFSKKEYNVTDENSVNYGLKDIPFFEQSMPKLKGLDKPYYAKFITMTNHYPYILNDESMEMIEPANTGDGSVDRYFQTMRYQDESIKKFFQMMKEQGEYEDTIFVLYGDHYGISENHNRAMSEILGKEIRPFEHIQLQKVPLIIHVPGMEGKEMETVGGQIDLKPTILHLLGIEQENDVQFGTDLFKENREDMTILRDGSVVTDKYVYAAEKDICYDKETGEEIDSKSCAPLKEKAETELGFSDKVVYGDLLRFMDSEQKENKQSE, encoded by the coding sequence ATGTTGAATCAAAAACAAAACTTATTGAACAAGGGCTGGTTTTTCTTTGCCGTTGCTGCTCTGTTTCTTTGGGCAAAAACCTATTACGCCCTTCAAAGCGCATTTACATTAAACATTGAAAATTGGGTCCAACAATTTATACTAGTGATTACACCGATTAGTTCTTTACTATTTTTCTTAGGATTATCGTTCTTCTTCTCCCCTAAGAGAAGAAACAAAGCATTTATGACAATTTATTTCTTAATGTCCTTTGCTTTATATGCAAACGTTGTGTATTTCAGATTCTTCAACGATTACATTACTCTTCCTGTTCTTATGCAATATAAGAACTTCGGGGATCTTGGCGGAAGCGCTAAAGCACTGATTCATCCAATGGACATCCTTTATTGGATGGATATCGTTATTCTAATCACATGGCTGGTCGCTAAAAAAGTCCGACCAAAGATGGAATTCCGCAGAAGAACCGTTGCAATGATTTTCGCTGCGTCTCTCGGTTTTGCAGCCGTTAACTTAAGTTTAGCGGAAATGGAACGTCCTCAACTACTAGTGAGAACGTTCGACCGTGCCAAACTAGTTAAATTACTCGGAATCTACAACTATCATATCTATGATACAGTCATGACAGCAAAAACTTCATCACACCGTGTTATGGCAGATAGTAACGAATTGACGGAAGTCTTAAACTATGTAAACTCTCAACAAGGTAAAATGGGTGCAAAAGGGAAATACTTCGGCAAAGCAGAAGGTAAAAATGTTGTCCTGGTGTCCCTGGAGTCTACTCAAAACTTTGTGATTGACCGTAAATTGAATGGCCAAGAAATTACACCATTCTTGAATGATTTGAAAGACGATAGCTTCTACTTCAATAACTTTTATCACAACACAGGTCAAGGTAAAACATCTGACTCAGAGTTTATCATCGATAACTCTATGTACGGCCTTTCAAGAGGAGCCGTCTTTACAACCAATGCAGGAAATGAATATAACGCTACTCCAGAAATTGTGAAGGACCACGGATATACGCCGGTAAGCTTCCACGGCAACCATGCAAGTTTCTGGAATCGTGACATCATGTATAAGAGTCTTGGATATGATCACTACTTCTCTAAAAAAGAATATAACGTGACAGATGAGAACTCCGTAAACTATGGACTGAAGGATATTCCATTCTTCGAACAGTCCATGCCGAAGCTGAAAGGGCTGGACAAACCATATTATGCGAAGTTCATTACCATGACAAACCACTACCCATATATCCTAAACGACGAAAGTATGGAAATGATTGAACCTGCCAATACAGGCGACGGGTCAGTGGACCGTTACTTCCAGACGATGCGTTATCAAGACGAATCGATCAAGAAGTTCTTCCAAATGATGAAGGAACAAGGAGAATATGAAGATACGATCTTCGTCCTGTACGGTGACCACTATGGTATTTCTGAAAACCATAACCGTGCCATGAGTGAAATTCTTGGAAAAGAAATTCGCCCGTTTGAGCACATCCAACTGCAAAAGGTACCATTGATTATTCACGTACCGGGAATGGAAGGTAAGGAAATGGAAACCGTAGGCGGGCAAATCGACTTGAAACCTACAATTCTTCACCTGCTGGGCATTGAGCAAGAAAATGATGTTCAGTTTGGTACAGACCTATTTAAAGAAAATCGTGAAGATATGACCATCCTTCGTGATGGAAGTGTCGTCACTGACAAGTACGTTTACGCTGCTGAAAAGGATATTTGCTATGACAAAGAAACAGGAGAAGAAATTGATTCTAAATCCTGTGCACCATTGAAAGAGAAAGCAGAAACGGAACTTGGTTTCTCTGATAAAGTCGTTTACGGCGACTTGTTACGATTTATGGATAGTGAACAAAAAGAAAATAAACAGTCAGAATAA
- a CDS encoding TerC family protein, with protein sequence MESIWLEYGWTLLILIGLEGLLSADNALVLAVIAKHLPEDQKKRAINYGIFFAFLFRFGALFAISFIASVWQVQALGAAYLIYLGLKNILGGSEDEEGDSSEEHQAKGKGFWPTVVKIGAADLVFAIDSILAAVALALALPNSPLPEFGGMDGGKFLVVVFAGIAGLVLIKFAATWFVKLLETRPSLETTAYLIVAWVGVKLAVITLSHKEVGVLDEHFAHGTAWTITFWTVLLSIAVGGWFLSGRNVSQQNSEKESLYEKSGS encoded by the coding sequence ATGGAATCAATTTGGTTAGAATATGGATGGACATTGTTGATCCTCATTGGATTAGAAGGGTTGTTGTCTGCGGATAATGCTCTAGTTTTGGCTGTTATAGCTAAACACCTGCCAGAAGATCAGAAGAAAAGAGCGATCAATTACGGTATTTTCTTTGCATTTCTGTTTCGATTTGGAGCACTTTTTGCCATTTCCTTTATCGCAAGTGTCTGGCAAGTACAAGCCCTCGGCGCAGCTTATCTCATTTACTTAGGGCTTAAGAATATTTTAGGTGGTTCAGAAGACGAGGAAGGAGACTCTTCTGAGGAACACCAGGCAAAAGGGAAGGGCTTCTGGCCGACTGTTGTCAAGATTGGAGCGGCTGATTTAGTTTTTGCTATTGATTCAATACTTGCTGCCGTTGCATTAGCGTTGGCGCTTCCAAATTCTCCTCTGCCTGAGTTCGGTGGAATGGATGGAGGTAAATTCTTAGTCGTCGTTTTCGCAGGAATTGCTGGGTTGGTCTTAATCAAATTTGCAGCTACCTGGTTTGTAAAACTTCTTGAAACACGCCCTAGCTTGGAAACAACTGCTTATTTGATTGTAGCCTGGGTCGGTGTGAAACTTGCTGTCATCACCCTGTCTCACAAAGAGGTAGGCGTGTTGGATGAACATTTCGCTCATGGTACTGCCTGGACGATTACTTTTTGGACTGTTTTGCTATCCATTGCGGTTGGCGGCTGGTTTTTATCAGGACGAAATGTATCCCAACAGAATAGTGAAAAAGAATCGCTTTATGAAAAGTCAGGTTCTTAA
- a CDS encoding general stress protein codes for MNTKIIGGVFSNVGDAERAIKDLQHHGYGSNDISVFAKDKSKVNVLEDEMDTPVSTNKGGRGKNAGKGAGLGALSGGVLGGIGGLITGLGLLAIPGIGQIAAAGPIAAALTGAGVGAGGGGIVGALVGAGMSEHEAKQYESHLKDGKIIVIVEASEKIQDKVYRTFLSNKTENESMYPDSYRNNNNHNHNHKHNQNSHHSHTTTDHYDRGTKEEAYTGNPSSQQKTETRTKTSMRRNDSRTQSSRS; via the coding sequence ATGAATACTAAAATTATCGGTGGAGTTTTCTCTAATGTAGGAGATGCAGAGCGAGCGATTAAGGATTTACAGCATCACGGATATGGATCTAATGACATATCTGTTTTTGCGAAAGATAAAAGTAAAGTCAATGTATTAGAAGATGAAATGGATACACCCGTGTCTACCAATAAAGGTGGTCGAGGAAAAAATGCTGGGAAAGGTGCTGGATTAGGCGCTTTATCTGGAGGAGTGCTAGGTGGCATCGGTGGCCTGATTACTGGATTAGGCTTGCTTGCTATTCCAGGGATCGGTCAAATTGCCGCAGCTGGCCCGATCGCAGCTGCACTAACTGGTGCCGGTGTAGGCGCTGGCGGCGGAGGAATTGTCGGTGCGCTAGTTGGAGCAGGAATGTCCGAACATGAAGCGAAGCAGTATGAGAGTCATTTGAAAGACGGAAAAATCATCGTCATTGTTGAAGCTTCTGAAAAAATTCAGGATAAAGTCTATCGTACTTTCCTTAGTAATAAAACAGAAAACGAATCGATGTATCCTGATTCGTACAGAAATAATAATAACCATAATCACAACCATAAACATAACCAAAATTCTCACCATAGCCATACGACGACCGATCATTATGATAGAGGAACAAAAGAGGAAGCATACACCGGAAACCCCTCTTCTCAACAGAAAACGGAAACGCGGACAAAAACATCAATGAGGCGCAACGATTCTCGGACACAAAGTAGCCGTAGTTAA
- a CDS encoding GNAT family N-acetyltransferase: MMMSPLSHPTIKKKTVLNPEEFIEVTELEKLCVEHEPVTLKLELDYKRGHLRTESEQNNEFLYYDEDLLIGYIGICQFGGEALEINGMVHPEYRRQGVFSELFSYVKEEWERRESLEMLLLNDSKSPAGQAFIQTQGAEYEHSEHDMYLTTVPGDMNTTGKLTLRKATNEDAKEIAAQNAIYFQMDETRLTLPEEEEKHGVEIYMAEREERSVGKVHLEISEDKGGIYGLGVLPEERRKGYGRAIIMDAVNKLREKQVNKIMLQVVVDNKNALLLYQSCGFTIASTMDYYKLRKRK; the protein is encoded by the coding sequence ATGATGATGTCCCCTCTCTCTCATCCTACTATTAAAAAGAAAACGGTACTGAACCCAGAAGAATTTATAGAGGTAACAGAACTGGAAAAACTTTGTGTGGAACATGAGCCTGTTACGTTAAAACTGGAGCTTGATTATAAACGAGGTCACTTGAGAACCGAAAGCGAGCAAAATAATGAATTTCTATACTACGATGAGGATTTACTAATCGGATATATAGGAATATGTCAATTTGGCGGAGAAGCACTCGAAATAAACGGTATGGTTCATCCGGAATATCGAAGACAGGGTGTTTTCAGTGAATTGTTTTCCTATGTAAAGGAAGAATGGGAAAGAAGAGAATCACTAGAAATGCTTCTTTTAAATGACTCTAAATCTCCAGCTGGACAAGCTTTTATTCAAACTCAAGGGGCGGAGTATGAACACTCCGAACATGATATGTATTTAACGACGGTACCAGGCGATATGAATACAACAGGTAAACTCACGTTGAGAAAAGCTACAAACGAGGATGCAAAGGAAATCGCGGCACAAAATGCGATTTATTTTCAAATGGACGAAACAAGACTGACCTTGCCTGAGGAAGAAGAAAAACATGGCGTGGAAATCTATATGGCTGAAAGGGAAGAAAGATCTGTAGGGAAAGTTCACCTAGAAATTAGTGAGGATAAGGGTGGAATCTATGGTTTAGGAGTGCTTCCCGAAGAACGGAGAAAAGGATATGGCAGAGCCATAATAATGGATGCAGTTAATAAATTGAGAGAAAAGCAGGTCAATAAAATCATGCTGCAGGTCGTCGTAGATAATAAAAATGCTCTTTTGCTTTATCAATCTTGTGGTTTTACCATTGCTTCGACGATGGATTATTATAAGTTGAGAAAGAGAAAGTAA